The Centropristis striata isolate RG_2023a ecotype Rhode Island chromosome 1, C.striata_1.0, whole genome shotgun sequence nucleotide sequence ATAATGGACAAACTAAAAATGTTGACCTTAAGTTGAAAACTTAAATTGGCAGGACAACATGAATATCTGCACCAAAATCTGATCAAATTCGTAGAGATATTGCAGTTTGTCTCGTCTCCTCACACCTGAAGAATCACGACATAAAGTGTATATGAATgtataataaagttttatgtttggcAAAGTATTTCTCTGGGGACACTTGCAGAGTGGTGAAGAATTGCTGCAcgatccacataaaaaaaaatctatttgcaTTTTCATTACAGCTCAAAAAAATTACTGTCTCAGTTATTGAGttttccctctaaaatcagtatctaTCTGTCTCAAGAATCCCATATCGGTTGGTTCTACTGTAAACAAACTATATTATCTCACGCCGATGATGCAAAGCAGAGATGAAGCTTtgcaattaaaaacagtaaaatacattaaaatcgTCAGCAGAGTTTTTTTCGTGTATGTTTGCAGTTTGTTGAGTGAAAAGAGATGTGAGAAAGTCTTTATTCATTTAGCTGAGAAGTTCATCAGGTTCCTCGGCTCCCTTCGTGTCTGGAGGAAGTCTTCTTGTGCGATTCGCCACATGAAAGCTGAGCGTGTCAACCCAGAGGATGACGCAACCCGACACACGGCGGCGCCTCGCGGGGCCACGGGCCGGGCTGGGACTCATTTAACCCAGGcccaataaaaacacagaaacttcAGAGACCTTTCTGCAACGATGCTCCGGCTCTGGCGGTCTTTTCCtgcttaatttttatttattttttaccctcGCTCTTGTCTGATAGCTCACAGAAGTGGAGATCAGGTGGAGATGATGCAAAGAGTTTGATTCAGGATTTCCTCTTAGTGTTTTCCCTACAGAGAGTCGGTGACATCATAATGTAACAGACTGATGCTTATCTCAGGTTTAaactctcctctctgtcctgcagACGGCCACCGACAGCTCATCCAACTCGTCCCAGAAGCGAGAGCCGGCCCTGCACACGCTGGCCCCGCACAACTTCTGCGAGGCCCGCCGGCACCACTGCATCCTGGGACATTTCTACGAGCAGCACCGGCCCTCCGACCACTACTTCCTGGATCAGGTAAAAGGACAAATTCATAACCTAATTATGTAACTGTagtgctttaaccctctgaacccaaacaAGTTGTTTCAGGGCGTCTTTTGCTCTttctacattctcctctctgtgtcctcgtgtttcactgcaacatattaaATCTCCATAAATccataagtcctgcagctcgatggaatcaacacaatcagaacaactcaaactgtctttgtgcagaataacacagttagaatgacaggaATCAGAAAAAGAAGTCGAATTTATCTGTAAATtatggaatttatatattaacacttttccaagtgccccaaaatgaccaaaaaaaagaaacaaaaaggcacaaaatgaccaaaaaatacacaaaattgcattaaaaaaaacatagagaactcccagaactcctgctcctccctccctctccccctgttgatctgccctgtacaacgacatctattgcacatctgtccgtcctgggggatggatccctcctctgtcgctctccctgaggtttcttcttctttttcccctgctaaaagggtttttttgagGAGGTCCTGgctgatgtgagggtctaaggacagagggtgtcgtaccatgtacagtctgtgaagccctttgaggcaaatctgtgatttgtgattttgggctatataaataaaattgatttgatttgatttgatttgcttTGAtagagaaaatgacaaaaaaagacataaaattactacaaaTTCTGCATGAAAAGTTCAGCTGAAGGTTGAATAGTGACTCTGGTTTGTGCAGAAACACTTGGTTTGTGAACTAATGCATCTCTGTAAAGCCTAGTAAGGAAACAGCTGTGCTCTGTTTCTGCTGAGCTCATGTCCACCGGAGAGTCTTTAAACGTCTCCTCTGTGTCCCTGCAGGCGGTGCACATGTTCCCTCGTCACGTCAGCTtccaggtggaggaggaggagatcgtTCGCATCAACCCCCGCGAGCGGACCTGGCTCACCGGCTACGAGGACTACCGGCACGCCAACTCCACGCGGGACAAGCTCTCCCAGCCCGACAACCTCGACGCCTACGTGCACTTCGGCAAGAGTGAGCCGCCCAAACATGACTACACCTTCCCGTACCCGCTGAGCTGCAACGTGCAGCGGGGCTGCGACGGCAAGGCGGGCTGCCTGGAGCTGGCCGGCGGCCACAGGGCAGTGGTGACGGTGCAGCCGCGCGCCCTGCAGCCCAAAGGCAAGAGGCGGAAGGAGGACGGCGAGCGTTCGCGCTGCGTCTACTGTCAGGACATGTTCAACCACGAGGACAACGGGCGGGGCCGCTGCCAGGAGGCGCCCGACCCCATCCAGACCTGCATCCGACGGGTCAGCTTCATGTGGTGCGCCGACAGCCTGCTGTACCACTGCATGTCGGACCCGGAGGGGGATTACTCGGACCCGTGCTCCTGCGACACCAGCGACGATCGCTTCTGCCTGCGCTGGACGGCGCTGGTGGGGCTGTCGCTGCTGGCGCCCTGCATGTGCTGCTACGCCCCCCTCAGGGCATGCTACCGCTGCGGCGTGGCGTGCCACTGCTGTGGCGGGAAACACAAAGCGGTGGGCTGAGGCGCCGCAGAGACGGCAAGGACTCGTGGGAAAAGGAGGCCGCTGTGATTTTGTCGTTATTGTCGTTTGTCTCGTCTCCGATTTCCAGAAGGAGGAGAATAACTTTTGTCTCAACAGATGGATAAAAAGAATTccctgttgtttttctgtttttccgtCTTTTGTGACACGTCGGGGACCAAACGGCTTCCAGCTCTCACAAAGACTGAACAGAGAATATTAATTTAAGAATATTAAATACAGgtactttatatttttacactcaTGTGTTTTAAAGGCTTGAATCTGTCGTCTCTTCAGCGTCGTGTGACTCAGTGTGAATGTCGTTGTGTCGTCGAGGAGCGGCAGAACGTCTGAGGGTCAAACAGCCATattcactgttttatttttatcagcGTAGATGAGAAGATGATTATCATGAGCTGGAGTCAGGACGCGGTTAGACCAGCTTAACTTCAAAAGCTTCAGTTTTAGGCTGAACGAGCCGCATCagagtgtttttttatattttcctctgtgtccttgtatttcactgcaacatattaaatctctatatatctataagtcctgcagctctgtggaatcagcacaatcagaacaactcaaacatgtctttgtgcagaataacacagttagaatgacataaatcagaaaaaaggagaagaaacaagttgaatttctccgataaattattttttcaaaattgtaataaaatgtaatttatatataaacaattttccaagtgcccacaaatgTCACAAATATTGggaaaaccagttttctccacatattgtacatattgagttattgtcatgtttccagcctctcctgtcctctcctctctgctctgtgtaaacagattttcagtgaatatttgtcacatgaccgttggtctcagcagaatcaatcaatTTTAAGCATGgctttggtcactttttataacagaaactttAATAACcaatgatccgttcaaggaccatcagaaagttcaaattctgacgataatgtctgtttttagagtttttttctacgataaactgataaacttttgtcaTGCTGcccagtagaaaaaaaaaaaacttgttttttcctcctgcttccagtctttatgctaagctaggctaacgtCCTGACTCCAGCTCTGAAATTAACAAGAACAGTTATTTTATAGCAGTTATCTCCATGTTTTGCAGCTCTGATGCTCTGAAAGCTGCTCTACTCGTCTCCCAGCAGACTTCACAGTCAAACCAGTTCGTCTGACCAGTGAGACAACAGCTCCCAATCCGGAAAAATTAAGAAACACAATGATTATTCGCCAAAAGGCAACATTTGTATAACTGTGCCTCAGAATGAGTTAAACCTGAATAAGTTAATCATCCCTTACTGGTCACACTGGTCAGTCTTTACTGGTTTGTGGAGTTCTGTTTGATGATTagatgaacaaaaacaacagtaagAGTGAAGCTATGACACACACTaaagctcagtgtgtgtgtgtgtgtgtgtgtgtgtgtgtgtgcttgtacaGCTGTCTTTGTGAGAACCAGTTTGACTTTTGCACCTGTAGAATGAGGACTTTAAGGCCAGTACTGACTTTGGGACCTTTAAAGGACCGTTTGAAGGTAAAAACAGTAGACTAGTGAAACATATTAGATGTCGGagaagtacactgtaaaaaaagttattttctagAATTTAACCACATTATTTTACAaagtttgtcttgttttttttcttttattacaagtattaaccataaaataaaagtaaattgaTATAAAGgcacattatagatttttttacagtattatttaattgcttaatggtcttgaatattaaattaaagtgaattctatgtaaaaaaaaaaaaaaaaaaaaaaagaagaagaaaaaaatacacatcatattgctgaaggTAAAATTAAGACAATTTTCTTTTATAGTC carries:
- the spred2a gene encoding sprouty-related, EVH1 domain-containing protein 2 isoform X2, yielding MSEDTRPDDDSYIVRVKAVVMTRDESSGGWLAQDGCLSRVGVARLRPGELLGRCSFLIHGERLKDRQVILECFLKKDLVYTKATPTFHHWKVDNRKCGLTFQSPADARAFDRGVRKALEDLTEGSTTSSSTLQNEAELGDDDVFTTATDSSSNSSQKREPALHTLAPHNFCEARRHHCILGHFYEQHRPSDHYFLDQAVHMFPRHVSFQVEEEEIVRINPRERTWLTGYEDYRHANSTRDKLSQPDNLDAYVHFGKSEPPKHDYTFPYPLSCNVQRGCDGKAGCLELAGGHRAVVTVQPRALQPKGKRRKEDGERSRCVYCQDMFNHEDNGRGRCQEAPDPIQTCIRRVSFMWCADSLLYHCMSDPEGDYSDPCSCDTSDDRFCLRWTALVGLSLLAPCMCCYAPLRACYRCGVACHCCGGKHKAVG
- the spred2a gene encoding sprouty-related, EVH1 domain-containing protein 2 isoform X1, yielding MFLDPEVVIPAEINSDSYIVRVKAVVMTRDESSGGWLAQDGCLSRVGVARLRPGELLGRCSFLIHGERLKDRQVILECFLKKDLVYTKATPTFHHWKVDNRKCGLTFQSPADARAFDRGVRKALEDLTEGSTTSSSTLQNEAELGDDDVFTTATDSSSNSSQKREPALHTLAPHNFCEARRHHCILGHFYEQHRPSDHYFLDQAVHMFPRHVSFQVEEEEIVRINPRERTWLTGYEDYRHANSTRDKLSQPDNLDAYVHFGKSEPPKHDYTFPYPLSCNVQRGCDGKAGCLELAGGHRAVVTVQPRALQPKGKRRKEDGERSRCVYCQDMFNHEDNGRGRCQEAPDPIQTCIRRVSFMWCADSLLYHCMSDPEGDYSDPCSCDTSDDRFCLRWTALVGLSLLAPCMCCYAPLRACYRCGVACHCCGGKHKAVG